A region from the Citrobacter telavivensis genome encodes:
- the narQ gene encoding nitrate/nitrite two-component system sensor histidine kinase NarQ: MIVKRPVSASLARAFFYIVLLSILSTGVALLTLASSLRDAEAINVAGSLRMQSYRLGYDLQSQSPQLNAHRQLFQQALNSPALNNLNAWYVPQAVKGRYAQLHANWLEMNNRLIDGDLQWYQDNINAYVDKIDLFVLALQHYAERKVMLVVGISLAGGFGIFTLVFFTLRRIRHQVVRPLTQLVMASQRIEHGQFDSPPLDTHLPNELGLLAKTFNQMSSELHKLYRSLEATVEEKTHDLHEAKRRLEVLYQCSQALNTSQIDVHCFRHILQIVRDNEAAQFLELTVGENWRISEGEKQTNLPMQILPVTMQETVYGELHWQSQHVASAIPLLNSVSTMLGRGLYFNHAQKHFQQLLLMEERATIARELHDSLAQVLSYLRIQLTLLKRAIPEDNAPAQAIMDDFSRALNDAYRQLRELLTTFRLTLQQADLPSALHEMLEALQGQTAAKLSLDCRLPTLALDAQMQVHLLQIIREAVLNAMKHANASEIAVSCVTAPDGNHTVYIRDNGVGIGEPNEPAGHYGLNIMRERAERLGGTLSFSQPSGGGTLVSISFRSTESEEDASHLT, encoded by the coding sequence GTGATCGTCAAACGCCCTGTCTCGGCCAGTCTGGCCCGGGCCTTTTTTTACATTGTCCTGCTCTCGATTCTCTCGACCGGCGTTGCGCTACTGACGCTGGCAAGCAGCTTGCGGGATGCCGAGGCCATTAACGTGGCGGGGTCTTTGCGCATGCAGAGCTATCGTCTGGGGTACGATCTGCAAAGCCAAAGCCCACAGTTAAACGCCCATCGTCAACTCTTTCAGCAGGCATTAAACTCACCGGCATTAAACAATTTGAATGCCTGGTATGTGCCTCAGGCGGTGAAAGGACGCTACGCGCAGCTGCATGCCAACTGGCTGGAAATGAACAACCGCCTGATCGATGGCGACCTGCAGTGGTATCAGGACAACATTAACGCCTACGTCGATAAGATCGATCTCTTCGTGCTGGCATTGCAACACTATGCCGAACGCAAAGTGATGCTGGTGGTGGGGATCTCGCTGGCGGGCGGTTTCGGGATCTTTACCCTCGTCTTCTTCACCCTGCGACGTATTCGTCATCAGGTTGTGCGCCCGCTTACTCAGTTGGTAATGGCCAGTCAGCGCATTGAACACGGTCAGTTTGACTCACCGCCGCTGGACACGCACCTCCCCAATGAACTGGGGCTGCTGGCGAAAACCTTTAATCAGATGTCGAGCGAACTGCACAAGCTGTATCGCTCGCTGGAAGCAACGGTCGAAGAAAAGACCCACGATCTCCATGAAGCCAAACGTCGTCTGGAAGTGCTGTACCAGTGCTCTCAGGCGCTGAATACCAGTCAGATTGATGTGCACTGCTTCCGTCATATTTTGCAGATTGTCCGTGATAACGAAGCGGCGCAATTCCTCGAACTTACCGTCGGTGAAAACTGGCGCATCAGCGAGGGCGAAAAACAGACCAACCTGCCCATGCAAATCCTGCCGGTAACCATGCAGGAGACGGTCTACGGCGAGCTGCACTGGCAAAGTCAGCATGTCGCCAGCGCGATCCCGCTGTTAAATAGCGTATCGACAATGCTGGGCCGCGGCCTGTACTTCAACCACGCGCAGAAACACTTCCAGCAACTGTTGCTGATGGAGGAACGCGCCACCATTGCCCGCGAGCTGCATGATTCGCTGGCGCAGGTGCTCTCGTATCTGCGCATTCAGTTGACGCTGCTCAAACGCGCCATTCCGGAAGATAACGCCCCGGCGCAGGCCATTATGGATGATTTCTCGCGGGCGCTGAACGATGCCTATCGTCAGTTGCGAGAACTGCTGACCACCTTCCGCCTGACGTTACAGCAGGCTGATTTACCTTCTGCCCTGCATGAGATGCTCGAAGCGCTGCAGGGACAGACCGCTGCTAAACTCTCTCTGGACTGCCGCCTGCCGACGCTGGCTCTCGACGCGCAGATGCAGGTCCATTTATTGCAGATTATCCGTGAAGCGGTGCTCAACGCGATGAAGCACGCCAATGCCAGTGAGATTGCCGTCAGCTGTGTGACGGCACCTGATGGTAATCACACGGTGTATATCCGTGATAACGGAGTGGGCATCGGCGAGCCTAACGAACCAGCGGGGCATTATGGCCTGAACATTATGCGCGAGCGTGCGGAACGTCTTGGCGGTACATTAAGTTTCTCGCAGCCTTCCGGCGGCGGGACGTTAGTGAGCATTAGCTTTCGCTCGACGGAATCAGAAGAGGACGCGAGTCATCTGACATAA
- a CDS encoding oxidoreductase FeS-binding subunit — MNRFIMANSQQCLGCHACEVACVLAHNEEQHVLSQRHYQPRITVIKHQHQRSAVTCHHCEDAPCARSCPNGAISHVNDSVQVNQQKCIGCKSCVVACPFGTMQIVLTPVAKDQVKATAHKCDLCLGRENGPACVENCPADALQLVTEGTLTRLAKARRLRTARQENQPWHADATATASPGMSKIEQMHATPARGEPDKLAIDARKVSFDEIYLPFRTAQAEQEASRCLKCGEHSICEWTCPLHNHIPQWIELVKAGNIDAAVELSHQTNCLPEITGRVCPQDRLCEGACTVRDEHGAVTIGNIERYISDRALGKGWRPDLSHVQKVDKRVAIIGAGPAGLACADVLARHGVSATVFDRHPEIGGLLTFGIPAFKLDKSLLARRREIFSAMGIHFELNCEVGRDVKMEALLEDYDAVFVGVGTYRSMKADLPNEDAPGVYDALPFLIANTKQVMGLDEHPEEPYIDTAGLNVVVLGGGDTAMDCVRTALRHGASQVTCAYRRDEANMPGSKKEVKNAREEGANFEFNVQPVDLELSADGRVCGIRFLRTQLGEPDSQGRRRPVPIAGSEFVMPADAVIMAFGFHPHGMPWLETHGVQVDSWGRIAANVESAYRYQTSNPKIFAGGDAVRGADLVVTAMAEGRHAAQGIIDWLGINSVKSH, encoded by the coding sequence ATGAACCGTTTTATTATGGCCAACAGCCAACAGTGCCTGGGATGCCATGCCTGTGAAGTGGCTTGTGTCTTGGCCCACAATGAAGAGCAACATGTCCTTAGCCAACGTCACTACCAGCCCCGGATCACTGTCATCAAGCATCAGCATCAGCGGAGTGCGGTGACCTGCCACCATTGCGAAGATGCTCCTTGCGCCCGCAGTTGTCCGAATGGGGCGATAAGCCACGTCAACGACAGCGTGCAGGTTAATCAGCAAAAGTGTATCGGCTGTAAATCCTGCGTAGTGGCCTGTCCGTTTGGCACGATGCAGATAGTCCTGACGCCCGTCGCTAAAGATCAGGTCAAAGCGACGGCGCATAAATGCGACCTCTGTCTGGGGCGGGAAAATGGACCGGCCTGTGTGGAGAACTGTCCTGCTGACGCGCTGCAACTGGTGACGGAAGGGACGTTAACCCGACTGGCAAAAGCGCGACGTTTACGTACAGCCCGGCAGGAGAATCAGCCCTGGCATGCGGATGCGACGGCGACGGCCTCCCCCGGGATGAGCAAAATTGAGCAAATGCACGCGACGCCTGCGCGCGGTGAGCCGGATAAACTGGCTATCGACGCGCGAAAAGTCAGCTTTGACGAAATCTATCTGCCCTTTCGTACGGCTCAGGCGGAACAGGAGGCCTCTCGCTGCCTGAAGTGCGGTGAGCACAGCATTTGCGAATGGACCTGCCCGCTGCATAACCACATCCCCCAGTGGATTGAACTGGTGAAAGCCGGGAATATTGATGCGGCGGTAGAGCTGTCTCACCAGACGAACTGCTTGCCGGAAATTACCGGGCGCGTCTGTCCGCAGGATCGACTGTGCGAAGGGGCCTGTACGGTGCGCGACGAGCATGGCGCGGTGACGATCGGTAACATTGAACGCTACATCTCTGACCGCGCGTTGGGTAAAGGCTGGCGCCCGGATCTGAGCCATGTCCAGAAGGTTGATAAGCGCGTGGCGATTATTGGTGCTGGCCCGGCAGGGCTTGCCTGCGCGGACGTGCTGGCCCGTCACGGCGTCAGCGCCACCGTTTTTGACCGCCACCCGGAAATCGGCGGGCTGCTGACCTTTGGCATCCCGGCCTTCAAACTGGATAAATCACTGCTGGCGCGCCGTCGGGAAATCTTCAGCGCAATGGGGATCCATTTTGAGCTGAACTGCGAAGTGGGCAGAGACGTGAAAATGGAGGCGTTGCTGGAAGATTACGACGCCGTGTTTGTCGGCGTAGGAACCTACCGTTCGATGAAGGCTGACCTGCCCAATGAGGATGCACCGGGCGTCTACGACGCGCTGCCGTTCCTGATTGCCAATACCAAACAGGTGATGGGGCTGGACGAACATCCAGAAGAACCGTACATCGACACCGCCGGACTCAACGTGGTGGTGCTGGGCGGCGGTGATACGGCGATGGACTGCGTGCGTACCGCGCTGCGTCATGGCGCAAGTCAGGTAACCTGCGCCTATCGCCGCGATGAAGCCAACATGCCGGGTTCGAAAAAAGAGGTGAAAAACGCGCGCGAAGAAGGGGCCAACTTCGAGTTCAACGTGCAACCGGTCGATCTGGAACTGAGCGCGGACGGACGCGTTTGCGGCATTCGTTTCCTGCGTACGCAATTAGGTGAGCCGGATTCCCAGGGACGCCGCCGTCCGGTGCCGATCGCAGGCAGCGAGTTTGTGATGCCGGCAGACGCCGTAATCATGGCGTTTGGTTTCCATCCGCACGGGATGCCGTGGCTGGAGACCCACGGTGTCCAGGTGGATAGCTGGGGACGCATCGCGGCAAACGTCGAGAGCGCGTACCGGTATCAGACCAGTAACCCGAAGATCTTTGCCGGTGGCGATGCGGTTCGCGGCGCCGACCTGGTGGTTACGGCAATGGCGGAAGGACGTCATGCCGCGCAGGGCATCATCGACTGGCTGGGCATTAATTCGGTGAAATCTCACTAA